From Micromonospora sp. NBC_01699, a single genomic window includes:
- a CDS encoding glucose 1-dehydrogenase — translation MPGLFAVEGKTVLVTGGSRGIGLMIARGFVEAGARVIVSSRRADVCDEVARSLSDFGRCEAIPADLSSAAGALRLAEAVSARVPALDVLVNNAGATWGAPLEAYPESAFDKLWAINVKAVFTLTTALLPALRGAATVEDPARVINIGSVDGIRVPSMEVYAYSATKAAVHMLTRSLAHQLAPEHITVNAIAPGPFETKMLAFALDDPNTRATIEHQVPLGRVGRPDDMAGAAIYLASRAGAYLTGAVIPVDGGITTHG, via the coding sequence ATGCCGGGGTTGTTCGCGGTCGAGGGCAAAACGGTGCTGGTCACCGGCGGGTCCCGGGGGATCGGGCTGATGATCGCGCGGGGCTTCGTCGAGGCCGGCGCCCGGGTGATCGTCTCCTCCCGCCGGGCCGACGTGTGCGACGAGGTGGCGCGGAGTCTGTCCGACTTCGGCAGGTGTGAGGCGATCCCGGCTGACCTGTCCAGTGCGGCGGGGGCGCTGCGTCTGGCCGAGGCGGTGTCGGCGCGGGTGCCCGCGCTCGACGTACTGGTGAACAACGCCGGGGCCACCTGGGGGGCGCCGCTGGAGGCGTACCCGGAGAGCGCGTTCGACAAGCTCTGGGCGATCAACGTCAAGGCGGTGTTCACGCTCACCACCGCGCTGCTGCCGGCGTTACGGGGTGCGGCGACGGTCGAGGACCCGGCCCGGGTCATCAACATCGGCTCGGTCGACGGCATCCGGGTGCCGTCGATGGAGGTCTACGCCTACTCGGCGACCAAGGCGGCCGTGCACATGCTGACCCGGAGCCTGGCTCACCAACTGGCGCCCGAGCACATCACCGTCAACGCCATCGCCCCCGGTCCGTTCGAGACCAAGATGTTGGCTTTCGCGTTGGATGACCCGAATACCCGGGCCACCATCGAGCACCAGGTGCCGCTGGGTCGGGTCGGCCGGCCCGACGACATGGCCGGGGCCGCGATCTACCTGGCGTCGCGGGCGGGCGCGTACCTGACCGGGGCGGTCATCCCGGTCGACGGCGGGATCACCACCCACGGCTGA
- a CDS encoding SsgA family sporulation/cell division regulator: protein MSVIRPTTVEVETSLRLVAPDATALPVRASLRYDPADPYAVHVLFHAESAGGEAVSWSFARELLVTGLDEPAGIGDVRVWPWATPRGDFVALALSSPDGNALFEVPRSVLVRFLRRTYVVVPRGRESEHLDVDAAVNRLLAGR, encoded by the coding sequence ATGAGTGTCATCCGACCGACGACAGTCGAGGTCGAGACGTCGTTAAGGCTCGTCGCACCTGATGCCACCGCGCTGCCGGTGCGTGCCAGTCTGCGCTACGACCCAGCCGACCCGTACGCGGTCCATGTCCTGTTTCATGCCGAATCTGCCGGCGGCGAAGCGGTCAGTTGGTCCTTCGCCCGAGAGCTATTGGTCACCGGGCTCGACGAGCCCGCGGGAATTGGCGATGTCCGGGTATGGCCATGGGCCACACCGCGGGGGGACTTCGTCGCGCTTGCCCTTTCTTCACCGGATGGGAATGCCCTTTTTGAGGTGCCTCGCAGCGTTCTGGTCAGGTTCCTTCGGCGGACCTACGTGGTCGTGCCTCGGGGCCGGGAGAGCGAGCACCTCGACGTGGACGCCGCCGTCAACCGGCTCCTCGCCGGTCGCTGA
- a CDS encoding TIGR02611 family protein has translation MARVTATTVPPVEHGGTLVVEERRNHVPDDERVAHESQPRPVDGDSLLAERDRPPSGLRQRVLTALEIIRANPTGRIALKIIVAVVGAIVVLVGLALIPLPGPGWLLVIAGLGVWAVEYHWARRLLTFTRRNVQLWTRWATRQSWPVRLLLGTVGLVFVSVVVWLSLKYSVGIDLVAEARRYLASD, from the coding sequence ATGGCCAGAGTGACGGCGACCACGGTGCCGCCGGTCGAGCACGGGGGGACACTGGTGGTCGAGGAGCGGAGGAACCACGTGCCCGACGACGAGCGCGTCGCCCACGAGAGCCAGCCACGGCCGGTGGACGGCGACTCCCTGCTGGCGGAGCGGGATCGGCCTCCCTCGGGTCTCCGGCAGCGGGTGCTGACCGCCCTGGAGATCATTCGGGCCAACCCCACCGGCCGGATAGCGCTGAAGATCATCGTTGCGGTGGTCGGGGCGATCGTGGTGCTCGTCGGCCTGGCCCTCATCCCGCTGCCCGGACCGGGCTGGCTCCTGGTGATCGCCGGCCTGGGCGTCTGGGCGGTCGAATACCACTGGGCCCGTCGGCTGCTCACCTTCACCCGGCGCAACGTGCAGCTCTGGACCCGCTGGGCGACCCGCCAGTCCTGGCCCGTACGCCTCCTGCTCGGTACGGTCGGCCTGGTCTTCGTCAGCGTCGTCGTCTGGCTGTCGTTGAAGTACAGCGTCGGCATCGACCTCGTCGCGGAGGCGCGCCGCTACCTCGCGAGCGACTGA
- a CDS encoding GOLPH3/VPS74 family protein, whose amino-acid sequence MDINLAEELLLIGYGDDGSPAADSSWLDYGLAGAVLVELAIAGRLSPVDGVLRVLDPTPTGDPVVDRGLAEIVGSRTELSALNWVNRLREWVRDAVLDRLVERGLLRRTEQRVLWVFPTTRFPSGSDGQPAAELDARHRLLRALDGATPPDPRTHALWALVCGTGLVASAFPGRAPDEVKRRLDALGEPQWADRAVRDALAELEIALTTTTTVTIIGGGS is encoded by the coding sequence ATGGACATCAACCTGGCTGAAGAACTGCTCCTGATCGGCTACGGGGATGACGGGTCGCCCGCTGCGGACTCGTCCTGGCTGGACTACGGACTGGCTGGCGCGGTGCTGGTCGAGTTGGCGATCGCCGGCCGGTTGTCCCCGGTCGACGGCGTGCTGCGGGTGCTCGACCCGACGCCCACCGGAGACCCGGTCGTCGACCGGGGGCTGGCCGAGATCGTCGGGTCCCGGACCGAGTTGTCGGCCCTGAACTGGGTCAACCGGCTGCGTGAGTGGGTACGCGACGCGGTGCTCGACCGGCTCGTCGAACGTGGCCTGCTGCGGCGTACGGAGCAGCGGGTGCTGTGGGTCTTCCCGACCACCCGGTTCCCGTCGGGCTCGGACGGGCAGCCGGCCGCCGAACTCGACGCCCGCCACCGGCTGCTGCGCGCCCTGGACGGCGCCACCCCGCCCGACCCCCGGACCCACGCGCTCTGGGCGCTGGTCTGTGGCACCGGACTGGTCGCGTCGGCCTTCCCCGGCCGCGCACCGGACGAGGTGAAGCGGCGGCTCGACGCGCTCGGTGAGCCGCAGTGGGCCGACCGGGCGGTACGCGACGCGCTCGCCGAACTGGAGATCGCGCTGACGACCACCACCACCGTGACGATCATCGGCGGGGGCAGCTGA
- a CDS encoding DUF5709 domain-containing protein codes for MTTPDGSAETDVWFPHDEGQLSADDTLEDRGLDDALDEGYSPPENYRGSTAFGVTAEEAGIGESLDQRIVQEVPEQATPWESPLLPTDLDEDALSREADEFLDADEVGDLRAGRLVAPDQGLGPDEEADSIGNDVGIDGGGASAEEAAMHIVEFP; via the coding sequence ATGACCACCCCTGATGGATCGGCCGAGACGGACGTCTGGTTCCCCCACGACGAGGGCCAACTGTCGGCCGACGACACGCTGGAGGACCGCGGGCTCGACGACGCCCTGGACGAGGGCTACTCCCCGCCGGAGAACTACCGGGGCTCGACCGCCTTCGGCGTGACCGCCGAGGAGGCCGGCATCGGCGAGTCGCTCGACCAGCGGATCGTCCAGGAGGTCCCGGAGCAGGCGACGCCGTGGGAGAGCCCGCTGCTCCCGACCGACCTCGACGAGGACGCGCTGTCCCGCGAGGCCGACGAGTTCCTCGACGCGGACGAGGTCGGTGACCTGCGCGCCGGTCGGCTGGTCGCACCCGACCAGGGGCTGGGGCCGGACGAGGAGGCCGACTCGATCGGCAATGACGTCGGCATCGACGGTGGCGGCGCGTCGGCCGAGGAGGCCGCCATGCACATCGTCGAGTTCCCCTGA
- a CDS encoding zf-HC2 domain-containing protein, translating into MGVGCEQYRETLSAWLDGEDDPAERHAVEAHLGKCQECQSWVDSAASVTRLARTSLVGAGPEIDERLLAAAPGPGRFRLAIALRTLLGVLGAVQFVLGSAQIAGIAGTQHLHDLSGTTVPPNHLWHESAAWNVAIGAGFAWIALRRTRPTGILPTLTAFVAVLTLLSANDMIVGRVDLSRILSHGFILAGYLIILALTRPALDPGEPPQRRRSGPSRWRVSFDADETAAPVPPLRLVRAHPGPAHARHDDHRAA; encoded by the coding sequence ATGGGTGTGGGGTGTGAACAGTATCGGGAGACGCTCTCGGCGTGGCTGGACGGCGAGGACGACCCCGCCGAGCGGCACGCCGTCGAGGCGCATCTCGGAAAATGCCAGGAATGCCAGTCTTGGGTGGATTCTGCCGCTTCGGTGACCCGGCTCGCCCGGACCAGTCTGGTCGGCGCCGGTCCCGAAATCGACGAGCGGCTGCTCGCGGCGGCGCCCGGACCGGGCCGGTTCCGACTCGCCATCGCGCTGCGTACGCTGCTCGGCGTACTCGGCGCGGTGCAGTTCGTGCTCGGCTCGGCGCAGATCGCCGGCATCGCGGGCACCCAGCACCTGCATGACCTCAGCGGCACCACCGTGCCACCGAACCATCTCTGGCACGAGTCGGCCGCCTGGAACGTGGCGATCGGCGCCGGCTTCGCGTGGATCGCGCTGCGCCGTACCCGGCCGACCGGGATCCTGCCCACGCTCACCGCCTTCGTCGCGGTGCTCACCCTGCTCTCCGCGAACGACATGATCGTCGGACGGGTCGACCTCAGCCGGATCCTCAGCCACGGCTTCATCCTGGCCGGCTACCTGATCATCCTCGCCCTGACCCGGCCGGCGCTGGATCCCGGCGAGCCGCCGCAGCGACGCCGGTCCGGCCCGTCCCGCTGGCGGGTCAGCTTCGACGCCGACGAGACCGCCGCCCCGGTCCCGCCGCTGCGCCTCGTCCGCGCCCACCCCGGCCCGGCCCACGCCCGCCACGACGACCACCGGGCCGCATAA
- a CDS encoding sigma-70 family RNA polymerase sigma factor, which yields MPATGSDDDEITRWALAAKAGDRTAAGAFIRATQHDVHRFVTHLIGHGEAEDLTQETYLRAMRALPRFAARSSARTWLLAIARRVAADHIRVLVRSPRSAELADWQAAADAARSGHGGGFEEGVLLDQLLRTLPRDRREAFVATQVAGLSYAEAAEVCDCPVGTIRSRVARARADLVAAMRAQGDPDDQVRISG from the coding sequence ATGCCTGCGACCGGGTCCGACGATGACGAGATCACCCGATGGGCGTTGGCCGCGAAGGCCGGCGACCGGACCGCGGCGGGCGCCTTCATCCGGGCCACCCAGCATGACGTACATCGATTCGTCACGCACCTGATCGGGCACGGCGAGGCCGAGGACCTGACCCAGGAGACGTACCTGCGGGCGATGCGGGCGCTGCCCCGGTTCGCCGCCCGGTCGTCCGCGCGTACCTGGCTGCTGGCGATCGCCCGCCGGGTCGCGGCCGACCACATCCGGGTGCTGGTCCGCAGCCCGCGCAGCGCCGAACTGGCCGACTGGCAGGCGGCGGCCGACGCCGCCAGGTCCGGTCACGGCGGCGGCTTCGAGGAGGGCGTGCTGCTCGACCAGTTGCTCCGTACGCTGCCACGCGACCGGCGGGAGGCGTTCGTCGCCACCCAGGTCGCCGGGCTGAGCTACGCCGAGGCGGCCGAGGTCTGCGACTGTCCGGTCGGCACCATCCGGTCCCGGGTGGCCCGCGCGCGGGCGGACCTGGTCGCGGCGATGCGGGCCCAGGGCGACCCGGACGACCAGGTACGCATCAGCGGCTGA
- a CDS encoding flavin monoamine oxidase family protein: MSHHTTPALNRRGFLRAVGASGGAGAMLATMGALGLAPTAASAAPAFRAPERSDFHLTGRSAARVVILGGGIAGLATAYELGKAGYDCTILEARGVAGGRNLTIRGGDVETDLDGRTQKAKFSSGTYFNAGPGRLAQWMVTLDYCRELGVPIEVFTNANADARIYNESTGMTSAQRFRTAKADVYGYVSELLAKATDQGALDARLTAEDKTRLLSFLQSFGAIGGRTSGFAYTGTNRRGYAAYPGAGNDAGTPLGSPPPLSDVFASNVGRYFSFELGYDQAMLMFQPVDGMDAIPRALSRAVGNHRIKLGAEVTGVTNRGEGVEVTYRQGRYERSIRADFCVGTLPPNLMARVPHNLGTNVTAALAGFPVTASGKIGLEYRSRWWETDERIYGGITETDLDLSHIWYPSYGFHGKRGLIVGYYNTGANARTYSALTPAEREARAVAQGVKIHGEKYRSELSASFSHAWDRTRYLEGAWTSPPRGSAGYNLLLQPAGRVYFAGDWLSHETAWQHGAFVSARSVVTALHQRVMSS, translated from the coding sequence ATGAGCCACCACACCACACCCGCCCTGAACCGGCGCGGCTTCCTGCGAGCGGTCGGCGCGAGCGGTGGAGCGGGCGCGATGCTCGCCACCATGGGCGCGTTGGGACTCGCGCCGACCGCCGCGTCGGCCGCGCCCGCGTTCCGCGCACCCGAGCGATCCGACTTTCACCTGACCGGCCGCTCGGCAGCGCGCGTCGTCATCCTCGGTGGCGGCATCGCCGGCCTCGCCACCGCGTACGAGCTGGGCAAGGCCGGGTACGACTGCACCATTCTGGAGGCGCGCGGTGTCGCCGGCGGCCGGAACCTGACCATCCGTGGCGGTGACGTCGAGACCGACCTCGACGGCCGTACCCAGAAGGCGAAGTTCTCCTCCGGCACCTACTTCAACGCGGGCCCCGGCCGGTTGGCCCAGTGGATGGTCACCCTGGACTACTGCCGCGAACTCGGGGTGCCGATCGAGGTCTTCACCAACGCCAACGCCGACGCCCGGATCTACAACGAGTCGACCGGCATGACCTCGGCCCAGCGCTTCCGGACCGCCAAGGCCGACGTGTACGGCTACGTCTCCGAACTGCTGGCCAAGGCGACCGACCAGGGGGCGCTGGACGCCCGGCTGACCGCCGAGGACAAGACCCGCCTGCTGTCGTTCCTCCAGAGCTTCGGTGCGATCGGCGGGCGGACCAGCGGGTTCGCGTACACCGGGACCAACCGGCGCGGTTACGCGGCCTATCCGGGGGCCGGCAACGACGCCGGTACCCCGCTCGGCAGTCCGCCGCCGCTGTCGGACGTGTTCGCCAGCAACGTCGGCCGCTACTTCTCCTTCGAGCTCGGTTACGACCAGGCGATGCTGATGTTCCAGCCGGTCGACGGCATGGACGCTATCCCGAGGGCGCTCAGCCGGGCGGTCGGCAACCACCGGATCAAGCTCGGCGCCGAGGTCACCGGCGTGACCAACCGGGGCGAAGGAGTCGAGGTGACCTACCGGCAGGGCCGGTACGAGCGGTCGATCAGGGCCGACTTCTGCGTGGGTACGCTGCCGCCGAACCTGATGGCCCGGGTGCCGCACAACCTCGGCACCAACGTGACCGCCGCGCTGGCCGGCTTCCCGGTCACCGCCTCCGGCAAGATCGGCCTGGAGTACCGCAGCCGTTGGTGGGAGACGGACGAGCGGATCTACGGTGGCATCACCGAGACCGACCTCGACCTGTCCCACATCTGGTACCCGTCGTACGGCTTCCATGGCAAGCGGGGGCTGATCGTCGGTTACTACAACACCGGCGCGAACGCGCGGACGTACAGCGCGCTCACTCCGGCCGAGCGCGAGGCGCGGGCGGTGGCCCAGGGCGTGAAGATCCACGGGGAGAAGTACCGCAGCGAGTTGTCCGCCTCCTTCTCGCACGCCTGGGACCGGACCCGCTACCTGGAGGGGGCCTGGACCTCCCCGCCGCGCGGCAGCGCCGGATACAACCTGCTGCTCCAGCCGGCCGGTCGGGTCTACTTCGCCGGTGACTGGCTCAGCCACGAGACCGCGTGGCAGCACGGCGCGTTCGTCTCCGCCCGGTCGGTGGTGACGGCCCTGCACCAGCGGGTGATGTCGAGCTGA
- a CDS encoding GntR family transcriptional regulator, whose translation MVNAPVDRTARPAGPATLAPLPARQTLTEDVYQAIKRLVMDHVIPPRGRLSIDQLARDLRVSSTPIREALVRLESEGLAEKEPLRGYSVTPILTPAQVDDLFEFRGLIEPWAAARAALRRDEAGLARLRAEVDSVSTLPAGESYADYQHLAGHDDRFHRQIAELAGNHQLLRAFARTHFHLHLFRRRYTAPLGSATVAEHRDIAAAVGAGDPDGAYAAMEAHLERARQRLT comes from the coding sequence ATGGTCAATGCACCGGTGGACCGTACGGCACGACCGGCCGGGCCGGCGACGCTGGCACCACTGCCCGCCCGACAGACCCTGACCGAGGACGTCTACCAGGCGATCAAGCGACTCGTGATGGACCACGTCATCCCGCCCCGGGGCCGGCTCAGCATCGACCAGCTCGCCCGTGACCTGAGGGTCTCCTCCACCCCGATCCGGGAGGCGCTGGTCCGGCTGGAATCCGAGGGGCTGGCCGAGAAGGAACCGCTGCGCGGCTACTCGGTCACCCCGATCCTCACCCCGGCCCAGGTGGACGACCTGTTCGAGTTCCGCGGCCTGATCGAACCCTGGGCCGCCGCCCGCGCGGCACTGCGGCGCGACGAGGCCGGACTGGCCCGGCTCCGCGCCGAAGTGGACTCGGTCAGCACCCTGCCGGCCGGCGAGAGCTACGCCGACTACCAGCACCTCGCCGGCCACGACGACCGGTTCCACCGGCAGATCGCCGAGCTGGCCGGCAACCACCAGCTCCTGCGCGCGTTCGCCCGTACGCACTTCCACCTGCACCTGTTCCGGCGTCGCTACACCGCCCCGCTGGGCAGCGCGACGGTTGCCGAACACCGGGACATCGCGGCGGCCGTCGGTGCGGGCGATCCGGACGGTGCGTACGCGGCGATGGAAGCCCACCTGGAACGGGCCCGGCAGCGGCTGACCTGA
- a CDS encoding GntR family transcriptional regulator, protein MVNQQPVRPLRRSTLGEDVYETLKVLVLEHTLTPGDRINIDALARDLAVSPTPIREALARLEADGLVRKRPLVGYTVSPLLTRAEFTHMFEMRSLLEAAAARYAAERASDTLRAAISAEAATTVDTDDGDPEGWHWHAAFTTLDARFHELVATAAGNPLLADGIARLHAHLHLHRRYFPYAETGTTGAEHQRIADAIRVGAPAAAEAAMRDHLDRARDRHLPAFE, encoded by the coding sequence ATGGTCAACCAGCAGCCGGTCCGGCCGCTGCGCCGCTCCACCCTCGGCGAAGACGTGTACGAGACGCTCAAGGTCCTGGTGCTGGAACACACGCTGACCCCCGGCGACCGGATCAACATCGACGCGCTGGCCCGCGACCTCGCCGTCTCCCCCACCCCGATCCGCGAGGCGCTGGCCCGACTGGAGGCCGACGGGCTGGTCCGCAAGCGTCCGCTGGTCGGCTACACGGTGAGCCCGCTGCTGACCCGGGCCGAGTTCACCCACATGTTCGAGATGCGCTCGCTGCTGGAGGCCGCCGCCGCCCGGTACGCCGCCGAGCGGGCCAGCGACACCCTCCGCGCGGCGATCAGCGCCGAGGCCGCCACCACGGTCGACACCGACGACGGTGATCCGGAGGGCTGGCACTGGCACGCCGCGTTCACCACGCTCGACGCCCGGTTCCACGAGCTGGTCGCCACCGCCGCCGGCAACCCGCTGCTCGCCGACGGCATCGCCCGGCTACACGCCCACCTGCACCTGCACCGCCGCTACTTCCCGTACGCGGAGACCGGCACCACCGGCGCCGAGCACCAGCGGATCGCCGACGCGATCCGGGTCGGCGCACCGGCTGCCGCCGAGGCGGCCATGCGCGACCACCTGGACCGGGCCCGGGACCGCCACCTGCCCGCCTTCGAGTAA
- a CDS encoding sugar ABC transporter substrate-binding protein translates to MNRSPLTRLGAAAAILVLGTLATAGCTKKSDNEAAGATTRAADQVKIALVSGGAHPYFQPWKDTAAKVKSDLGVADVAFNETSGWDQTKQNDVLKALAAQGYNAFGIFGVAPENINATFEDLKGQGFAVASLASCPAGDVNKADFCLSTDVELAAYKAGQAAIEAIGGQGNLVHLTGNKVDSNTQRRMAGVQKAVDETGGKVKLVQTVTDVDKDLQSAQKAVADLLAAKGTQIQGIVNTAYNPAVASAEGVKQAKLPIKVIAIDDDQTILAGIRDGSVAGTVLQNPVGQASVGSYALTKLSGGCTVSTPGVVVDSGSFVVTKANVDNYETDRQAKTDELKKAFDSQYLTCQ, encoded by the coding sequence ATGAATCGGAGCCCGTTGACTCGGCTCGGCGCCGCGGCTGCCATCCTGGTGCTCGGCACCCTGGCCACCGCCGGATGCACCAAGAAAAGTGACAACGAGGCGGCCGGCGCGACCACGCGGGCGGCCGACCAGGTGAAGATCGCCCTCGTCTCGGGCGGAGCCCACCCCTACTTCCAGCCGTGGAAGGACACGGCCGCGAAGGTCAAGTCCGACCTCGGTGTGGCCGACGTCGCGTTCAACGAGACCTCGGGCTGGGACCAGACCAAGCAGAACGACGTCCTCAAGGCGCTGGCGGCCCAGGGCTACAACGCCTTCGGCATCTTCGGGGTCGCCCCGGAGAACATCAACGCCACCTTCGAGGACCTCAAGGGCCAGGGCTTCGCGGTCGCCTCGCTCGCCTCCTGCCCCGCCGGTGACGTCAACAAGGCCGACTTCTGCCTCTCCACCGACGTCGAACTGGCCGCGTACAAGGCCGGACAGGCCGCGATCGAGGCGATCGGCGGGCAGGGCAACCTGGTCCACCTGACCGGTAACAAGGTCGACTCGAACACCCAGCGTCGGATGGCCGGCGTGCAGAAGGCGGTCGACGAGACCGGCGGCAAGGTCAAGCTGGTGCAGACCGTGACCGATGTGGACAAGGACCTGCAAAGCGCGCAGAAGGCCGTCGCCGACCTGCTCGCCGCGAAGGGCACCCAGATCCAGGGCATCGTCAACACCGCGTACAACCCGGCGGTCGCCTCCGCCGAGGGCGTCAAGCAGGCCAAGCTGCCGATCAAGGTGATCGCGATCGACGACGACCAGACCATCCTGGCCGGCATCCGGGACGGCTCCGTCGCCGGCACCGTGCTCCAGAACCCGGTCGGACAGGCGTCCGTCGGGTCGTACGCGCTGACCAAGCTCTCCGGCGGTTGCACGGTCAGCACCCCCGGCGTGGTCGTCGACTCCGGGTCCTTCGTGGTCACCAAGGCCAACGTGGACAACTACGAGACCGACCGGCAGGCCAAGACGGACGAGCTGAAGAAGGCGTTCGACAGCCAGTACCTGACCTGCCAGTAG
- a CDS encoding mandelate racemase/muconate lactonizing enzyme family protein, giving the protein MPAITHAEAYLVDLEVETVRTDAVQSFLKQETIFVEIRTDDGGTGTGYAYTIGTGGTAVLALLRDYLVPRLVGADPRRVEAVWRDLFATTRATTVGAITSLALAAVDTALWDWRCRDAGQPLWVLAGGAKDRIPLYDTEGGWLHLSTDELIAGARASRAAGWPGAKLKIGRSPVEDAARLAAVRAEVGPDFDLMLDANQSLTAAEAIRRARLLEPSDPYWFEEPLPADDVSGHRALAQATSIPVAVGESMYSIGQFRDYLHRGAAGIVQVDVARIGGITPWLKVAHLAEAYNVTVCPHFLMELHVSLCCAVPNSGYLEHIPQLRAITRREIDVVDGHALPPTAAGLGIDWDRDAIDNRRVQ; this is encoded by the coding sequence TTGCCCGCGATCACCCACGCCGAGGCGTACCTCGTCGACCTTGAGGTCGAGACCGTACGCACCGACGCCGTACAGTCGTTCCTCAAACAGGAGACCATCTTCGTCGAGATCCGTACCGACGACGGTGGGACCGGCACCGGTTACGCGTACACGATCGGCACCGGCGGCACCGCGGTGCTCGCGCTGCTGCGCGACTACCTGGTGCCCCGACTGGTCGGCGCGGATCCCCGGCGGGTCGAGGCGGTCTGGCGGGACCTGTTCGCCACCACCCGCGCCACCACCGTCGGCGCGATCACCTCCCTCGCCCTCGCCGCCGTCGACACCGCCCTGTGGGACTGGCGGTGCCGCGACGCCGGCCAACCGCTCTGGGTGCTCGCCGGTGGCGCCAAGGACCGCATCCCGCTCTACGACACCGAGGGTGGCTGGCTGCACCTGAGCACCGACGAGCTGATCGCCGGGGCACGGGCCAGTCGGGCGGCCGGCTGGCCCGGCGCCAAACTCAAGATCGGCCGATCGCCGGTCGAGGACGCGGCCCGGCTCGCCGCGGTACGGGCCGAGGTCGGCCCCGACTTCGACCTGATGCTCGACGCCAACCAGTCGCTCACCGCAGCCGAGGCGATCCGGCGGGCCCGGCTGCTGGAACCGTCCGACCCGTACTGGTTCGAGGAACCACTGCCCGCCGACGACGTCTCCGGGCACCGGGCACTGGCGCAGGCCACCTCGATCCCGGTCGCGGTCGGCGAGTCGATGTACTCGATCGGCCAGTTCCGCGACTACCTGCACCGGGGCGCCGCCGGCATCGTCCAGGTCGACGTGGCCCGGATCGGCGGCATCACCCCCTGGCTGAAGGTCGCCCACCTGGCCGAGGCGTACAACGTCACGGTCTGCCCGCACTTCCTGATGGAACTGCACGTCAGCCTCTGCTGCGCGGTGCCCAACAGCGGCTATCTGGAACACATCCCGCAACTGCGCGCGATCACCCGGCGCGAGATCGACGTCGTCGACGGGCACGCGCTGCCGCCGACCGCCGCCGGACTCGGCATCGACTGGGACCGCGACGCGATCGACAACCGGAGAGTCCAGTGA
- a CDS encoding ABC transporter permease yields MSDQTTTVAPEAPSAAEPPAPRKPPGIPLWANPRLGLVILLIALVVLFSSLRPAFLNTALTLVPLQADISVYAVVGLAQLMVLSLGHMNMAVGRMAAMSAFAMGLAYDRLGVPLPVGLVIGLAVGTLLGALAGLIISRTGVNSFVVTLALDFAMIGLITILYTRFTDGVAFGSQPASMTALRNDTFADYCMGNVCGPNVPLVVPFALVAALAVALLFRYGRLGREILMTGANAKAAELSGIPVKDRVVQAHALSGLLAGLAGFLLAANNGAFSASIGDQFLLPSFLGPVLGGTLLAGGAVSILGTVLGATLTQVIYKGLNLLQFQLDQLKLYIGLVLLVALSLDRVRHVLAERRGVRA; encoded by the coding sequence GTGAGTGATCAGACCACCACGGTCGCACCGGAGGCGCCGTCGGCGGCCGAGCCTCCGGCGCCACGCAAGCCGCCGGGGATCCCGCTCTGGGCCAACCCGCGCCTCGGCCTGGTCATCCTGCTGATCGCACTCGTCGTGCTGTTCAGCTCGCTGCGGCCGGCGTTCCTCAACACCGCGCTGACCCTGGTGCCACTACAGGCCGACATCAGCGTCTACGCGGTGGTCGGGCTGGCCCAGCTCATGGTGCTCTCGCTCGGGCACATGAACATGGCCGTCGGCCGGATGGCCGCGATGAGCGCCTTCGCCATGGGGCTCGCGTACGACCGGCTCGGCGTACCGCTGCCGGTCGGGCTGGTGATCGGACTGGCCGTCGGCACCCTGCTCGGGGCGCTCGCCGGGCTGATCATCTCGCGTACCGGGGTGAACTCGTTCGTGGTCACCCTGGCGCTCGACTTCGCCATGATCGGCCTGATCACGATCCTCTACACCCGGTTCACCGACGGGGTCGCCTTCGGCAGCCAGCCGGCGAGCATGACCGCGCTGCGCAACGACACCTTCGCCGACTACTGCATGGGCAACGTGTGCGGCCCGAACGTGCCGCTGGTCGTACCGTTCGCCCTGGTCGCGGCGCTCGCGGTCGCCCTGCTGTTCCGGTACGGCCGACTCGGCCGGGAGATCCTGATGACCGGCGCCAACGCCAAGGCGGCCGAGCTGTCCGGCATCCCGGTCAAGGACCGGGTGGTGCAGGCACACGCGCTTTCCGGCCTGCTCGCCGGCCTCGCCGGCTTCCTCCTGGCGGCCAACAACGGCGCCTTCTCGGCCAGCATCGGCGACCAGTTCCTGCTCCCGTCGTTCCTCGGCCCGGTGCTCGGCGGCACACTGCTCGCCGGCGGCGCGGTCAGCATCCTGGGTACGGTCCTCGGCGCCACCCTCACCCAGGTCATCTACAAGGGCCTCAACCTGTTGCAGTTCCAGCTCGACCAGCTCAAGCTCTACATCGGGCTGGTGCTGCTGGTCGCGCTCTCACTGGACCGGGTACGCCACGTGCTCGCCGAACGTCGGGGGGTGCGGGCATGA